In the Leptotrichia sp. oral taxon 847 genome, one interval contains:
- a CDS encoding FAD-dependent oxidoreductase, whose translation MDFSLNLGVLDEGKLQKIDENKLYDVTVIGAGPAAVSSAIYAARKGLDVAMVGVKVGGQVLDTNEIENIIGTISTTGSKFAETLHNHLKEYAIAFKEGHVVKEISLDGKDKVFVTDDGKKYKTKAIILATGAKPRSLNIPGEAEYVGKGVHYCSTCDGPFYKGLDVAVIGGGNSGVEAALDMSGIAKNVTLIEFMPELKADKVLQKKLAQRENVNVILNSATTEVLGTEFVENLKYKNRATDEEKTLKLDGIFIEVGLSPSSEIVKDLVELNKVGEIVINPVNNETSVEGIFAAGDVTNIKQKQIIVAMGEGAKAALSAFDYLIAKY comes from the coding sequence ATGGACTTTAGTTTAAATTTAGGTGTTTTGGATGAAGGAAAACTACAAAAAATTGACGAAAATAAACTTTATGATGTAACTGTGATTGGAGCGGGACCAGCGGCGGTTTCTAGTGCAATTTATGCGGCTCGTAAAGGTTTAGATGTTGCAATGGTCGGAGTAAAAGTGGGTGGACAAGTTTTGGACACAAATGAAATTGAAAATATAATAGGAACAATTTCTACAACTGGAAGCAAATTTGCCGAAACTTTGCACAATCATTTAAAGGAGTATGCAATTGCGTTTAAAGAAGGGCATGTTGTAAAAGAAATTTCGCTTGATGGAAAAGATAAAGTTTTTGTAACTGATGACGGGAAAAAATATAAGACAAAAGCTATAATTTTAGCAACTGGTGCAAAACCTAGAAGTCTTAATATTCCTGGAGAAGCTGAATATGTTGGAAAAGGAGTGCATTACTGTTCAACTTGCGATGGGCCTTTTTACAAAGGACTTGATGTCGCTGTAATCGGCGGTGGAAACTCAGGCGTGGAAGCTGCGCTTGATATGTCAGGAATTGCAAAAAATGTCACTTTAATTGAATTTATGCCAGAATTGAAAGCCGACAAAGTTTTACAGAAAAAATTGGCACAGCGTGAAAACGTGAATGTAATTTTAAATTCAGCAACTACGGAAGTTTTAGGAACAGAATTTGTGGAAAATTTAAAATATAAAAATCGGGCTACAGACGAAGAAAAAACTCTAAAATTGGACGGAATATTTATCGAAGTCGGACTTTCTCCAAGCAGTGAAATTGTAAAAGATTTAGTTGAATTGAATAAAGTGGGGGAAATTGTAATAAATCCAGTAAATAATGAAACTTCAGTGGAAGGAATCTTTGCCGCAGGAGATGTTACAAACATAAAACAAAAACAAATAATTGTTGCAATGGGAGAAGGTGCAAAAGCAGCACTTAGCGCATTTGATTATTTAATCGCAAAATATTAA
- the ulaG gene encoding L-ascorbate 6-phosphate lactonase — protein sequence MSKVSEITRESWILSTFPEWGTWLNEEIENEVVPEGNFAMWWLGCVGVWIKTPGGANICMDLWCGRGKNTKKVKDMVRGHQMANMAGVRKLQPNLRAQPMVLDPFAINELDYVLVSHYHSDHIDPNIAAAVINNPKLNHVKFVGPWHCARIWKEWGVPEDRIITVKPGDTVEIKDVKIHALDSFDKTCLVTLPVEGAEEQGGELHGLCPSDEEMGRKAVNYVFETPGGTIYHGADSHYSINFAKHGKQFDIDVALNNYGENPVGIADKMTSVDLLRMAECLRTNVIIPVHYDIWTNFMASTDEILALWRMRKDRLQYKFHPFIWEVGGKYVYPQDKNLIEYHHPRGFDDCFEHEPNVQFKSIL from the coding sequence ATGAGTAAAGTAAGTGAAATCACAAGAGAAAGCTGGATTTTATCGACATTCCCTGAATGGGGAACTTGGTTGAATGAAGAAATTGAAAATGAAGTAGTTCCTGAAGGAAACTTCGCTATGTGGTGGTTAGGTTGCGTTGGTGTCTGGATTAAAACTCCAGGGGGAGCAAATATCTGTATGGACTTATGGTGTGGAAGAGGAAAAAACACTAAAAAAGTTAAAGATATGGTAAGAGGACATCAAATGGCCAATATGGCAGGAGTTAGAAAATTACAGCCAAACTTAAGAGCTCAACCAATGGTATTAGATCCATTTGCAATCAATGAATTGGACTACGTGTTAGTATCTCACTATCACAGTGATCACATCGACCCTAATATAGCGGCAGCAGTTATAAACAATCCTAAATTAAATCACGTTAAATTTGTAGGTCCTTGGCACTGTGCTAGAATTTGGAAAGAATGGGGAGTGCCTGAAGACAGGATTATTACAGTAAAACCAGGAGATACAGTTGAAATAAAGGACGTTAAAATTCACGCATTGGATTCATTTGATAAAACTTGCTTAGTTACACTGCCTGTTGAAGGCGCTGAAGAACAAGGTGGGGAATTACACGGATTATGTCCATCTGATGAAGAAATGGGAAGAAAAGCAGTTAATTATGTATTTGAAACTCCTGGCGGAACAATTTATCATGGTGCAGATTCACATTATTCAATTAATTTTGCAAAACACGGAAAACAATTTGATATAGATGTTGCATTAAACAACTATGGAGAAAACCCAGTTGGTATTGCCGATAAAATGACTTCAGTTGATTTACTAAGAATGGCTGAATGCTTGAGAACAAATGTTATTATTCCTGTTCACTACGATATTTGGACAAACTTTATGGCAAGTACAGATGAAATTTTGGCTTTGTGGAGAATGAGAAAAGATAGACTTCAATATAAATTCCATCCGTTTATTTGGGAAGTTGGAGGAAAATACGTTTACCCACAGGATAAAAACTTAATCGAATACCATCATCCAAGAGGATTTGATGATTGCTTTGAACATGAACCAAACGTTCAATTTAAATCAATACTATAA
- a CDS encoding DMT family transporter: protein MKQYIADFGLLIVGILWGLGFVFVKIGLNTGINPFYLSALRFLVGGILFYLVFLKKMKKFRKKDIVAGLVVGIFQFFGYAFQTYGAMLTTASKNAFFTSINVIIVPYIFWILHKRKPKAMTFICSVICVIGIGVISFDKDLNLSDINFGDILTIISAVFFAFQIATTGFFSRKVEPLKLIFLQMIFAGILFVINFFIFSNPREISDLKGMALISVGYLTIFSTIVPTLLQTVCQKFTTSTRASLLMSTESLFAPMFAFFILGEVLSLKVIIGAGIVLFSIILSEI from the coding sequence GTGAAACAGTATATAGCGGATTTCGGGCTGTTAATAGTCGGAATATTGTGGGGATTGGGTTTTGTGTTTGTAAAAATTGGGTTAAATACGGGAATTAATCCATTTTATCTGTCGGCATTAAGATTTTTAGTCGGAGGAATTTTATTTTACCTCGTATTTTTAAAAAAAATGAAAAAATTTAGAAAAAAAGATATTGTTGCGGGACTTGTTGTAGGAATTTTTCAATTTTTTGGTTACGCTTTTCAAACTTACGGCGCAATGCTTACAACGGCTAGTAAAAATGCTTTTTTTACTTCGATAAATGTGATAATTGTACCGTATATCTTTTGGATTTTACACAAAAGAAAGCCAAAAGCGATGACTTTTATTTGCTCTGTTATCTGTGTAATTGGAATTGGAGTCATAAGTTTTGATAAAGATTTGAATTTGTCTGACATTAATTTTGGAGATATTTTGACGATAATAAGTGCAGTATTTTTTGCATTTCAAATAGCGACAACTGGATTTTTTTCAAGAAAAGTTGAGCCACTAAAATTAATCTTTTTACAGATGATATTTGCTGGAATTCTATTTGTAATAAATTTTTTTATTTTTTCAAATCCTAGAGAAATTTCGGATTTAAAAGGAATGGCACTGATTTCAGTCGGTTACTTGACAATATTTTCCACGATAGTTCCGACACTTTTGCAAACGGTCTGTCAAAAATTTACGACTTCGACACGAGCTTCACTTTTGATGTCGACAGAATCACTGTTTGCACCAATGTTTGCATTTTTTATCTTAGGCGAAGTATTAAGTTTAAAAGTGATTATAGGCGCAGGAATAGTTTTATTTTCAATAATTTTGTCGGAAATTTAA
- a CDS encoding ACT domain-containing protein yields MKERIVITVIGEDKTGIVANVSTKLSELKLNIIDITQKVFEDNIFAMIMLVEVEKNVDIKKLQEEFKVFEGKIGVKVFLQHEEIFKTMHRI; encoded by the coding sequence ATGAAAGAGAGAATTGTTATAACTGTTATTGGAGAAGACAAAACAGGAATTGTTGCAAATGTGTCGACAAAATTGAGTGAGCTAAAATTAAATATTATTGACATAACTCAAAAAGTTTTTGAAGATAATATTTTTGCTATGATAATGTTAGTGGAAGTTGAAAAAAATGTAGATATAAAAAAATTGCAGGAAGAATTTAAAGTTTTTGAAGGAAAAATCGGAGTAAAAGTATTTTTGCAACACGAAGAAATTTTTAAAACAATGCACAGAATATAA
- a CDS encoding autotransporter-associated N-terminal domain-containing protein yields MESNNLKQLKKDLKAFAKRVKDFKYTESALIAFLLTGMVMLGVSNLTFSAQDEITAQTKQINSSISDIRQQFKRARAENNKLLRDTNLELIQLMEQGDQVVKSPWKSWQYGANTFLNEWKGTYKGHGDKTGNVKYKRNAGLGKYNYQATEGKYGTTSIGLRNAMERPVEIQVDASLRTLSIDKPAPTFVPTTPSGGLPPFEPRVIAAPNLPKTPDNPKITVLDPPDLSFNGTGFGQPSSPKTNQSLLYVENYRTYNTTTPVFVTYGASNTKTMTGGSVTVTKDDGSTGTTLVSGTGSYDKNHPYFINDAADHSSTINGNYDITRATDSGPGTLYFVSLNPYEVGHNSSSDGVYNFAGNLTLHGHNNPSSGSLLLGFEHQLLANNGGGSGHFTNVENGTVTSILKNTGNITLQDGYNLVGIQIDTEYSSGSNGYFRKQPQTINDGTITINSQNSIGIDYGKYYDASPNTKLTVGNINVNGKNNYGFRMKAYNGESSSSGGTVGMDYYDKTDITGGTGKKITVKGTKNVGVSIAQGTHSGDPLSRVTGLNILVGGTGNVGFLRNSQGNNTNHNVMNLDATKMSNIAFDSDATESALIRSDKDEIKLDQDITVGSIGTKNTLLQAGKQGTVRLGSGRTITSTSSDEFYGMTAGSFPTTGAGTSGAKIINDGTLTIGGNKSIAMAIDTGNTGEHNGTITYTGNNASAIFNKGTFTAAGTSNTTISGDGNVGIYNKGTMHLNGTVGMILKNGSTGIFSDGGTVTSAPNKVTISIDDTAIPAGTSKGVAVYARNGAIVDLQGSNLTVKGGASGVVSEGAGTSLNLSNSKIDYDGDGYGVYNANGGTVNLLNATLTLRGNSVGFQKDLSAPGSITTTGMHINVFSNDATVMNLRNATGPLNLLGLDSNLATLVGLAPGSINNTDPLGTTYNGYKLASIDGLNTYEINKDLDKSLAVTGADADVDTFVKKLLVQRAILNVQAGKTVTANLNSSDLTATGMKGVVGLDMSSSSSAASNAETQINLAGGSTVNADRTDAGNGAVGLFINYGKVHTDPSATINVEQLTTNPHNDSAVGIYAVNGSDVNNEGTVNVGGNSSIGLLGLAYREDATTGAPKVNEFGGKPGEGTINVVNKGNVTLDGTTSYGIYVKNNNSAGTKATATGTNTGSGVLTLSGDKSIGMIGDKATLTNDAGAKINMTGQEQVGMFANNSSSLINNGEINLATSTGSIPSVGIYTDDVATDITNNGKITGGNKNYGIFGKTVTHGSTGEITVGDEGVGIYSTEGNITLNSGSKINVGANEAVGVFTTGTAGRTINADTNMTIGDSSFGYVIKNTGTTNLTTNGTATLGNEAKFIYSNNKDITVTNNVPLTSTGNNTYGIYSAGTVTNNADIDFGRGTGSVAVYAIDGGTARNAAGKTITVSGSNLSATPVPEYGMGMATSNGTIINDGTIKVALDEGIGMFASGSGSKAINNGTIELSGKNTKGMYVDNNAVGENWGIIKTVPTANNDGILGVVATGGGVIKNYGQIIVDGPNNKAGYLGSTGTFSNETSGGTTGTVTNTGGAEGVVRKSGSPTGKTVAGIEIIAPAGATSATIKINGSVVTPTYVDTNAKTSTPSTVSVTSPSGATTIVDLGATGLGSIPTNEQVGSLGMYIDTSGVNYTHPIVGVNNLKGLQKVDLLFGNEAARYTGSKVIEVGSNIIDPYNSMILSMATAGTGTKFALSAGSLTWFATATQNLSTGALGKVYLVKIPYTAFAQDKNTYNFLDGLEQRYGVETSGREKDLFNKLNDLGKGEAHILAQAIDEMKGHQYGNVQQRINETGNVLDKEFNYLQSEWRNPTKNNNKIKVFGIRNEYNTDSAGIYDYTSNATGVAYVHENETVKLGNKSGWYAGAVNNYYKLKDISRSRENQTMLKAGIFKTMSPYMDHNGSLQWTIAGDVFAGKNEMKRRFWIVDDTFDAKSDYYSYGAAFKTDLGYDIRTSERTHLRPYGALKMEYGRFTDIKEDEGQVRLEVDGNNYFSVKPEVGLEFKYVQPVAVKSQLSVGLTAAYENELGKVNRTNKARVRYTNADWYELRSEKEDRRGNGKFDFNLGIDNTRFGVTVNAGYDTKGNNVRGGLGLRLIY; encoded by the coding sequence ATGGAAAGCAATAATTTAAAACAACTCAAAAAAGATTTAAAAGCTTTTGCCAAAAGAGTAAAAGACTTTAAATACACAGAATCAGCGCTGATTGCATTCCTTTTGACAGGAATGGTAATGCTTGGCGTTTCAAATTTAACATTTTCTGCTCAGGATGAGATAACAGCTCAGACTAAGCAAATAAATAGCTCAATAAGCGATATAAGACAGCAGTTTAAAAGAGCTAGAGCTGAAAATAATAAATTACTTAGAGATACAAATTTAGAATTAATACAGCTTATGGAACAAGGAGATCAAGTAGTAAAATCGCCTTGGAAATCATGGCAATATGGAGCCAATACGTTCTTAAATGAATGGAAAGGAACGTATAAAGGGCATGGAGACAAAACTGGAAATGTCAAATATAAAAGAAACGCTGGATTAGGTAAATACAATTACCAAGCAACAGAAGGAAAATATGGAACAACTTCAATAGGATTAAGAAATGCAATGGAAAGACCAGTAGAAATTCAAGTGGATGCTTCATTGAGAACATTGTCAATAGATAAGCCAGCACCTACTTTTGTGCCTACTACTCCTAGTGGGGGATTGCCTCCGTTTGAGCCCAGGGTTATAGCGGCACCTAATTTGCCTAAAACTCCTGATAATCCAAAAATAACAGTACTTGATCCTCCTGATTTATCGTTTAATGGAACTGGTTTTGGACAGCCATCTTCTCCAAAAACTAATCAAAGTCTATTATATGTTGAAAATTATCGTACTTATAATACAACTACGCCTGTATTTGTAACATATGGAGCTTCTAATACTAAAACTATGACAGGTGGAAGTGTTACAGTTACTAAAGATGATGGTTCAACTGGAACTACATTAGTGTCAGGAACAGGGAGTTACGATAAAAACCATCCTTATTTTATAAATGATGCAGCAGACCATTCATCTACTATAAATGGAAATTATGATATAACAAGAGCAACAGATTCAGGACCGGGAACATTATACTTTGTAAGTTTAAATCCTTACGAAGTAGGTCATAATAGTTCTTCAGATGGTGTGTATAATTTTGCAGGTAATTTAACATTGCATGGTCATAATAATCCTAGCTCTGGAAGTCTTTTATTGGGATTTGAACATCAATTATTAGCAAACAATGGTGGAGGTAGTGGGCATTTTACAAATGTTGAAAATGGAACTGTGACAAGTATTTTAAAAAATACAGGAAATATAACTTTACAAGATGGATATAATTTGGTGGGAATTCAAATAGATACAGAATATAGTTCTGGTTCAAATGGATATTTTAGAAAACAACCTCAAACAATAAACGATGGTACAATAACAATAAATTCCCAAAATAGTATAGGTATTGATTATGGTAAATATTATGATGCTTCACCTAATACAAAATTAACTGTAGGAAATATTAATGTAAATGGAAAAAATAACTACGGTTTCAGAATGAAAGCATACAATGGTGAATCTTCTAGTAGTGGTGGAACAGTTGGAATGGACTATTATGATAAAACAGATATAACAGGTGGAACAGGTAAAAAAATTACGGTTAAAGGAACAAAAAACGTTGGAGTTTCAATTGCACAAGGAACACATTCAGGAGATCCTCTATCTAGAGTAACAGGATTAAATATATTAGTTGGTGGAACAGGAAATGTTGGATTTCTAAGAAATTCTCAAGGGAATAATACAAATCATAACGTTATGAATTTAGATGCTACAAAAATGAGCAATATAGCATTTGATTCAGATGCAACAGAAAGTGCCTTGATAAGAAGTGATAAGGATGAAATAAAATTAGATCAAGATATAACAGTAGGTTCTATAGGAACTAAAAATACTTTGTTACAAGCAGGTAAACAAGGAACTGTTAGATTAGGAAGTGGAAGAACAATAACATCAACTTCTTCTGATGAATTTTATGGAATGACAGCTGGTAGTTTCCCTACTACTGGAGCAGGAACAAGTGGTGCTAAAATAATTAATGATGGGACTTTAACTATTGGTGGAAATAAAAGTATAGCTATGGCAATAGATACAGGAAATACTGGTGAACATAATGGAACTATAACTTATACAGGTAACAATGCTTCTGCCATTTTTAATAAAGGAACATTTACAGCAGCAGGTACTAGTAATACTACAATATCTGGAGATGGAAACGTAGGAATTTACAATAAAGGAACTATGCATTTAAATGGAACTGTTGGAATGATATTGAAAAATGGTTCTACAGGTATATTCAGTGATGGTGGAACAGTTACTTCAGCTCCAAACAAAGTAACAATTAGTATAGATGATACTGCTATTCCTGCAGGAACTTCAAAGGGTGTAGCTGTTTATGCTAGAAACGGTGCTATTGTCGATTTACAAGGATCAAATTTAACTGTAAAAGGTGGTGCCTCTGGTGTAGTTTCAGAAGGAGCAGGAACTAGCTTGAATTTGTCAAATTCAAAAATTGATTATGATGGTGATGGTTATGGAGTGTATAATGCAAATGGAGGAACAGTAAACTTATTAAATGCGACATTAACTTTAAGAGGGAATTCTGTAGGATTTCAAAAAGACTTAAGTGCTCCAGGTTCCATTACTACAACAGGAATGCATATAAATGTATTCTCAAATGATGCCACTGTAATGAATTTAAGAAATGCAACGGGTCCTTTAAATTTATTAGGTTTAGATAGTAATTTGGCTACGCTTGTAGGATTAGCACCAGGAAGCATTAATAATACAGATCCATTAGGAACTACATATAATGGGTATAAACTAGCTTCGATTGACGGACTTAATACGTATGAAATTAATAAAGATTTAGATAAATCGTTAGCAGTAACTGGTGCAGATGCAGATGTAGATACGTTTGTAAAAAAATTATTAGTTCAAAGGGCAATTTTAAATGTTCAAGCAGGTAAAACAGTAACAGCAAACCTAAATTCTTCAGACTTAACAGCAACAGGAATGAAAGGTGTAGTAGGACTTGATATGAGTTCAAGTAGTTCAGCAGCTTCAAATGCTGAAACACAAATAAATCTTGCTGGAGGTTCTACTGTAAATGCAGACAGAACAGACGCTGGAAACGGAGCAGTAGGATTATTTATAAACTATGGAAAAGTTCATACTGATCCATCAGCTACAATAAATGTTGAACAATTAACAACAAACCCTCATAATGACAGTGCTGTAGGTATTTATGCAGTAAATGGTTCAGATGTAAACAATGAAGGTACTGTAAATGTTGGTGGAAATAGTTCGATTGGATTATTAGGATTGGCGTATAGAGAAGATGCGACTACCGGGGCACCAAAAGTAAATGAATTTGGAGGAAAACCTGGTGAAGGAACGATTAACGTTGTAAATAAAGGTAATGTTACATTGGATGGAACTACATCTTATGGAATTTATGTGAAAAATAATAATTCAGCAGGAACAAAAGCTACTGCTACTGGAACAAATACAGGAAGTGGAGTGTTAACTTTATCCGGAGATAAGTCTATCGGAATGATAGGAGATAAAGCAACATTGACAAATGATGCAGGTGCAAAAATCAATATGACAGGACAAGAACAAGTTGGAATGTTTGCAAATAATAGTTCATCATTAATAAACAATGGAGAAATTAATTTGGCGACTTCGACAGGTTCAATTCCAAGTGTTGGAATTTACACTGATGATGTTGCTACAGATATTACGAATAATGGTAAGATTACTGGTGGAAATAAAAACTACGGTATTTTTGGTAAAACAGTAACTCATGGTTCGACTGGAGAAATTACAGTTGGAGATGAAGGTGTTGGAATTTATTCGACAGAAGGAAATATTACATTGAATTCAGGTTCTAAAATAAATGTTGGAGCGAATGAAGCAGTTGGAGTATTTACTACTGGAACAGCAGGAAGAACGATAAATGCTGATACGAATATGACAATTGGGGATTCTTCATTTGGTTATGTAATTAAAAATACAGGAACAACAAACTTAACTACAAATGGAACTGCAACATTAGGAAATGAAGCGAAATTTATTTATTCAAATAATAAAGATATAACAGTAACAAATAATGTTCCATTAACTTCAACAGGAAATAACACTTACGGAATTTATTCTGCAGGAACAGTAACAAATAATGCAGATATTGATTTTGGAAGAGGAACAGGAAGTGTAGCAGTTTATGCAATTGATGGAGGAACTGCTAGAAATGCTGCAGGAAAAACAATTACAGTAAGTGGAAGTAATTTATCAGCAACTCCAGTTCCAGAATATGGAATGGGAATGGCTACTTCTAATGGAACAATTATAAATGATGGAACAATAAAAGTGGCTCTTGATGAAGGAATTGGAATGTTTGCTTCAGGAAGTGGTTCAAAAGCAATAAATAATGGTACAATTGAATTAAGCGGAAAAAATACAAAAGGAATGTATGTTGATAATAACGCAGTAGGAGAAAACTGGGGAATTATTAAAACAGTTCCAACAGCAAATAATGATGGTATCTTAGGTGTAGTTGCCACAGGTGGTGGAGTAATTAAAAACTATGGACAAATTATTGTAGATGGACCTAATAATAAAGCTGGATATCTTGGTTCTACAGGAACTTTCTCAAATGAAACTAGTGGAGGTACAACAGGAACTGTTACAAATACTGGTGGAGCCGAAGGAGTTGTAAGAAAATCTGGAAGTCCTACAGGTAAAACAGTAGCAGGAATAGAAATTATAGCACCAGCAGGAGCAACTTCAGCTACAATTAAAATAAATGGTTCAGTTGTAACACCAACTTATGTTGACACAAATGCAAAAACTAGTACACCAAGTACAGTATCAGTTACTTCTCCAAGTGGAGCAACAACAATTGTTGATTTAGGAGCAACTGGTTTAGGAAGTATTCCAACAAATGAACAAGTTGGTTCATTAGGAATGTACATTGATACATCAGGAGTAAACTACACACATCCAATTGTAGGAGTTAATAATCTTAAAGGATTACAAAAAGTTGACTTGTTATTTGGTAATGAAGCAGCTAGATACACTGGCAGTAAAGTAATTGAAGTTGGTAGCAACATAATTGATCCGTATAATTCAATGATTTTAAGTATGGCAACTGCAGGAACTGGAACTAAATTTGCATTAAGTGCTGGAAGTTTGACATGGTTTGCAACTGCAACACAAAATTTATCAACAGGTGCTTTAGGAAAAGTTTATCTAGTTAAAATACCTTATACAGCTTTCGCTCAAGATAAAAATACATACAATTTCTTGGATGGATTAGAACAAAGATACGGAGTAGAAACTAGCGGAAGAGAAAAAGATTTATTCAATAAATTGAATGATTTAGGAAAAGGAGAAGCTCACATTTTAGCACAAGCAATTGATGAAATGAAAGGTCATCAATATGGAAATGTGCAACAAAGAATTAATGAAACTGGAAATGTGTTAGACAAAGAATTTAATTATTTGCAAAGTGAATGGAGAAATCCTACTAAAAATAATAATAAAATTAAAGTATTTGGTATAAGAAATGAATATAATACTGATTCTGCTGGAATTTATGATTACACAAGTAATGCGACTGGAGTAGCTTATGTTCATGAAAATGAAACAGTTAAACTTGGAAATAAATCAGGATGGTATGCAGGAGCTGTAAATAATTATTACAAACTTAAAGATATAAGTAGATCAAGAGAAAACCAAACTATGTTAAAAGCTGGAATCTTTAAAACAATGTCGCCATATATGGATCATAACGGTTCATTACAATGGACAATTGCTGGAGATGTATTCGCAGGTAAAAATGAAATGAAACGTAGATTCTGGATTGTAGATGATACTTTTGATGCAAAATCTGATTATTATTCATATGGAGCTGCGTTCAAAACAGATTTAGGATACGATATCAGAACATCTGAAAGAACTCATTTGAGACCTTACGGAGCATTAAAAATGGAATATGGAAGATTTACTGACATTAAAGAAGACGAAGGACAAGTTAGATTGGAAGTAGATGGAAACAATTACTTCTCAGTTAAACCAGAAGTTGGATTAGAATTCAAATACGTTCAACCAGTAGCAGTTAAATCACAATTATCAGTTGGATTAACAGCTGCTTACGAAAATGAATTAGGAAAAGTAAACAGAACAAACAAAGCAAGAGTAAGATACACAAATGCTGATTGGTATGAATTGAGAAGCGAAAAAGAAGACAGAAGAGGAAACGGTAAATTCGACTTTAATTTAGGTATAGACAACACTAGATTCGGAGTAACTGTAAATGCAGGATACGACACTAAAGGCAACAATGTAAGAGGTGGACTAGGACTTAGATTAATTTACTAG
- a CDS encoding PFL family protein — protein MNLLPDEILETIDMIEMQNLDVRTVTMGISLLDCIETSAEKTAENIYNKIVKNGKDLVKIADEVASKYNVPIVNKRVSVTPIAIIGNATDATDYTIFAKALDKAAKEIGIDFIGGFSALVDKGFTKGDLRLIESIPSALSQTDRVCSSVNVGSTKSGINLDAIKMMGKTVKELANLSKEADGLAAAKFVVFTNAVPDNPFMAGAFHGVENPDIVLNVGISGPGVVRHTLANISKTAKIDEITEAIKKVSFKITRMGELVGREVANRLGVEFGIIDLSLAPTPAVGDSVGNVLEEFGLESVGAYGTTFALAILNDAVKKGGAMAATRVGGLTGAFIPVSEDQGMIDATSKGYLTLEKLEAMTCVCSVGLDMIAIPGDTTEAVISGIIADEMAIGMVNSKTTAVRLIPVPNKKAGDRVVFGGLLGEADIIDINNLDCSVLINRGGKVAPPIQALKN, from the coding sequence ATGAATTTATTACCAGACGAAATACTGGAAACAATAGATATGATAGAGATGCAAAATCTTGATGTAAGAACAGTTACAATGGGAATCAGTCTATTGGACTGCATCGAAACATCGGCTGAAAAAACAGCTGAAAATATTTACAACAAAATTGTAAAAAATGGAAAAGATTTGGTAAAAATTGCAGATGAAGTGGCTAGTAAATATAATGTTCCAATCGTAAATAAAAGAGTTTCTGTTACGCCAATTGCAATAATTGGAAATGCTACAGATGCGACTGACTACACTATTTTTGCAAAAGCATTAGATAAAGCTGCAAAAGAAATTGGGATTGACTTTATCGGTGGATTTTCGGCACTTGTTGACAAAGGTTTTACTAAAGGTGATTTGAGATTAATAGAAAGTATTCCCTCTGCGCTTTCTCAAACTGACCGTGTCTGCTCTTCAGTAAATGTCGGTTCGACAAAGTCAGGAATTAATTTGGATGCCATAAAGATGATGGGAAAAACTGTAAAAGAACTGGCTAATTTATCAAAAGAAGCAGATGGACTGGCAGCGGCAAAATTTGTTGTATTCACAAACGCTGTGCCTGACAATCCTTTTATGGCTGGAGCATTTCACGGTGTAGAAAATCCTGATATTGTGCTAAACGTGGGAATAAGTGGACCTGGAGTTGTAAGACACACACTTGCAAACATTTCAAAAACTGCTAAAATCGACGAAATTACAGAGGCTATAAAAAAAGTGAGTTTTAAAATCACAAGAATGGGAGAATTGGTTGGACGAGAAGTTGCAAATAGACTTGGCGTCGAATTTGGAATAATAGATTTATCACTTGCACCAACTCCAGCGGTTGGAGATAGCGTGGGAAATGTGTTGGAAGAATTTGGCTTGGAATCTGTCGGAGCATATGGGACGACTTTTGCGCTTGCAATTTTAAACGATGCCGTTAAAAAAGGAGGGGCTATGGCTGCAACCAGAGTTGGAGGCCTAACAGGAGCATTTATTCCAGTGAGTGAAGATCAGGGAATGATAGATGCAACAAGCAAGGGTTACTTGACACTTGAAAAATTGGAAGCTATGACTTGCGTTTGTTCAGTTGGACTTGACATGATAGCAATTCCTGGAGATACAACAGAAGCGGTTATTTCTGGGATAATAGCCGATGAAATGGCAATTGGAATGGTAAACAGTAAAACTACGGCAGTGAGATTAATTCCAGTTCCAAATAAAAAAGCTGGAGACAGAGTCGTATTTGGAGGACTTTTGGGAGAAGCTGATATAATTGACATAAATAATTTGGACTGTTCAGTTTTAATAAACCGTGGTGGAAAGGTCGCACCTCCAATTCAAGCTTTAAAAAACTAA